One genomic segment of Amycolatopsis sp. Hca4 includes these proteins:
- a CDS encoding TetR/AcrR family transcriptional regulator C-terminal domain-containing protein — translation MVVFAGQGDARRSMELLWGPRVVAPRTGPGPKPGLSVEAIVAAAIEIADAEGMAALSMRSVGERLGRTAMALYTYVPGKTELVDLMYDRTLGELPASFPESAGWRAAALALAGALWDLHLRHPWLLQVSPARPVLGPGEFHVQETLLSVLASTGLPLSRVRWVVAALFNIVRGSVQAAAESRQAARETGQSEEDWWGARSALLGELAPDLTARFPTVAKLGEEGEYEASDSEEPYLEREARLSFEAGLELLLDGVETAIVKASGPR, via the coding sequence GTGGTCGTCTTCGCGGGTCAGGGCGACGCCCGGCGGTCCATGGAGCTGCTGTGGGGGCCGCGGGTGGTGGCGCCGCGCACCGGCCCGGGACCCAAGCCGGGCCTGTCGGTCGAGGCGATCGTCGCGGCGGCGATCGAGATCGCGGACGCCGAGGGCATGGCGGCGCTGTCGATGCGCTCGGTCGGGGAGCGCCTCGGCCGCACGGCGATGGCGCTCTACACGTACGTCCCGGGCAAGACCGAGCTGGTCGACCTGATGTACGACCGCACGCTGGGGGAGCTCCCGGCGTCGTTCCCGGAGTCGGCGGGGTGGCGCGCGGCCGCGCTGGCCCTGGCCGGCGCGCTGTGGGACCTGCACCTGCGGCACCCGTGGCTGCTGCAGGTCTCGCCGGCGCGCCCGGTGCTCGGGCCGGGGGAGTTCCACGTGCAGGAGACGCTGCTGTCGGTCCTGGCGTCGACCGGCCTGCCGCTGTCCCGGGTGCGCTGGGTGGTGGCGGCGCTGTTCAACATCGTCCGCGGCTCGGTCCAGGCGGCGGCGGAGTCCCGCCAGGCCGCCCGCGAGACCGGACAGTCCGAAGAGGACTGGTGGGGCGCGCGCTCGGCACTGCTCGGCGAGCTGGCGCCGGACCTCACGGCCCGCTTCCCGACGGTGGCCAAGCTCGGCGAGGAGGGGGAGTACGAAGCCTCCGATTCCGAGGAGCCTTATCTGGAGCGGGAGGCCCGGCTGTCGTTCGAGGCGGGCCTGGAACTGCTCCTGGACGGCGTCGAAACGGCGATCGTCAAGGCTTCCGGGCCTCGATGA
- a CDS encoding excinuclease ABC subunit UvrA, with amino-acid sequence MTSPRRAADTHDVIEVRGARENNLTGIDLDIPKRRLTVFTGVSGSGKSSLVFGTIAAESQRLINETYSAFLQSFMPSLSRPDVDLLENLSAAIVVDQERMGANSRSTVGTATDAYAMLRIAFSRLGEPYVGTSGAFSFNLPEGMCPACEGLGRVSDLDVDALLDFDLSLNEGAIQVPGFTPDTWYVQTYLSSGFYDPDAKIRDFSPEQLNALLHKDSCKVKVGKTNVTYEGLAVKVRRLYLHKDVESLQPKLRAFIEKAATFATCGECGGARLNQAALSAKIDGKNIADCAALQISDLAEFVRNLDAPSIRPLLANLRDTLDSLVEIGLGYLSLDRESATLSGGEAQRVKMVRHLGSSLTDVTYVFDEPTVGLHPHDIERMNNLLLCLRDKGNTILVVEHKPETIRIADHVVDLGPGAGTDGGRLCYTGSVDGLRASGTLTGRHLDHRVTLRSEVRQPTGHLSITGARLHNLKDVSVDVPLGVLTVVTGVAGSGKSSLIHGSLARRDDVVVVDQSAIRGSRRSNPATYTGLLDPIRAAFAKANGVKASLFSANSEGACPKCKGLGVIYTDLAMMAGVASVCEECEGRRFTPKVLTYELRGKNIGEVLAMSVAEAREFFAGGTARTVLDRLADVGLGYLTLGQPLTTLSGGERQRLKLAIRMAERGSTYILDEPTTGLHLADVDQLLALLDRIVDAGNTVIVIEHHQAVMAHADWLIDLGPGAGHDGGRVVFEGTPAALVADASTLTARHLREYLGKP; translated from the coding sequence ATGACTTCACCCAGGCGGGCCGCCGACACCCACGACGTGATCGAGGTCCGGGGGGCCCGGGAGAACAACCTGACCGGCATCGACCTGGACATCCCGAAGCGACGGCTCACGGTGTTCACCGGTGTCTCCGGCTCCGGCAAGTCGTCCCTGGTCTTCGGCACCATCGCGGCCGAGTCCCAGCGGCTGATCAACGAGACCTACAGCGCCTTCCTCCAGTCGTTCATGCCGAGCCTGTCGCGCCCGGACGTCGACCTGCTGGAGAACCTGAGCGCGGCCATCGTCGTCGACCAGGAGCGGATGGGGGCCAACTCGCGCTCCACGGTCGGCACCGCGACCGACGCGTACGCCATGCTGCGGATCGCCTTCTCGCGGCTCGGCGAGCCGTACGTCGGCACCAGCGGCGCGTTCAGCTTCAACCTGCCCGAAGGCATGTGCCCGGCCTGCGAGGGCCTCGGCCGCGTCTCGGACCTCGACGTCGACGCCCTGCTCGACTTCGACCTCTCCCTCAACGAAGGCGCGATCCAGGTGCCGGGCTTCACGCCGGACACCTGGTACGTGCAGACCTACCTCTCCTCCGGCTTCTACGACCCCGACGCGAAGATCCGCGACTTCTCGCCGGAGCAGCTCAACGCCCTGCTGCACAAGGATTCCTGCAAGGTCAAGGTCGGGAAGACCAACGTCACGTACGAGGGCCTCGCGGTGAAGGTCCGGCGGCTCTACCTGCACAAGGACGTCGAGTCGCTGCAGCCGAAACTGCGGGCGTTCATCGAGAAGGCCGCCACGTTCGCCACCTGCGGTGAGTGCGGCGGCGCGCGGCTCAACCAGGCCGCGCTGTCGGCCAAGATCGACGGCAAGAACATCGCCGACTGCGCCGCCCTGCAGATCAGCGACCTCGCCGAGTTCGTGCGGAACCTCGACGCACCCTCGATCCGGCCGCTGCTGGCCAACCTGCGCGACACCCTGGACTCGCTGGTCGAGATCGGCCTCGGCTACCTTTCACTCGACCGCGAATCCGCAACGCTCTCCGGCGGCGAAGCGCAACGCGTGAAGATGGTGCGGCACCTGGGTTCCAGCCTCACCGACGTCACCTACGTCTTCGACGAGCCGACCGTCGGGCTGCACCCGCACGACATCGAGCGGATGAACAACCTGCTGCTGTGCCTGCGGGACAAGGGGAACACGATCCTGGTCGTCGAGCACAAGCCGGAGACGATCCGGATCGCCGACCACGTCGTCGACCTCGGCCCCGGCGCGGGCACCGACGGCGGCCGGCTCTGCTACACCGGCAGCGTCGACGGCCTGCGCGCGTCCGGCACGCTCACCGGCCGCCACCTCGACCACCGGGTCACCCTCCGCTCCGAGGTCCGGCAGCCCACCGGGCACCTCTCGATCACCGGCGCACGCCTCCACAACCTGAAGGACGTCAGCGTCGACGTCCCGCTCGGCGTGCTGACCGTGGTCACCGGGGTGGCCGGGTCCGGGAAGTCGTCGCTGATCCACGGCTCGCTGGCCCGCCGGGACGACGTCGTCGTGGTCGACCAGTCGGCGATCCGCGGGTCCCGGCGGTCCAACCCGGCGACCTACACCGGCCTGCTCGACCCGATCCGGGCGGCGTTCGCCAAGGCCAACGGGGTCAAGGCGAGCCTGTTCAGCGCCAACTCCGAAGGCGCCTGCCCGAAGTGCAAGGGCCTCGGCGTGATCTACACGGACCTGGCGATGATGGCCGGGGTCGCGTCCGTCTGCGAGGAGTGCGAAGGCCGGCGGTTCACGCCCAAGGTGCTCACCTACGAGCTGCGCGGCAAGAACATCGGCGAGGTGCTGGCGATGTCCGTCGCCGAGGCCCGCGAGTTCTTCGCGGGCGGCACCGCGCGGACGGTGCTGGACCGCCTCGCCGACGTCGGCCTCGGCTACCTCACGCTCGGGCAGCCGTTGACCACGCTGTCCGGCGGCGAGCGGCAGCGGCTCAAGCTGGCGATCCGGATGGCCGAACGCGGGTCGACCTACATCCTCGACGAGCCGACGACCGGGCTGCACCTGGCCGACGTCGACCAGCTGCTGGCGCTGCTCGACCGGATCGTCGACGCGGGCAACACGGTGATCGTCATCGAGCACCACCAGGCGGTGATGGCCCACGCCGACTGGCTGATCGACCTCGGCCCCGGGGCAGGCCACGACGGCGGCCGGGTGGTCTTCGAAGGCACCCCGGCCGCGCTCGTCGCCGACGCCTCGACGTTGACCGCCCGCCACCTGCGCGAATACCTGGGGAAGCCGTGA
- a CDS encoding siderophore-interacting protein, giving the protein MKPAGLLEVTAVRRVTPRVVRVTFTGDGLAELEPWPDQQLKLLFPPPGRPVRLPSDGDDVLRWYQAYLAIPAEERPVMRSYTVRARDGDTIDVDFVLHAGAAGPATAWAFRAAPGDVLGRYGPDPAYRRPLSTADALLCAGDETAIPAIASILSEVDDVVAFVEVADAAEEQPLPGVRWLHRDGAEHGSRLLEAVRATALPEAAWLAGEASTVRAVRRLLVGRGLAKSAIEFTGYWRRTLTQDDAPTPEDLADAAEKLEDSASWKGS; this is encoded by the coding sequence GTGAAGCCGGCCGGTCTGCTCGAAGTGACGGCGGTGCGGCGGGTGACGCCGCGCGTCGTGCGCGTCACCTTCACCGGCGACGGCCTGGCCGAGCTGGAGCCGTGGCCGGACCAGCAGCTCAAGCTCCTGTTCCCGCCGCCGGGCCGCCCGGTGCGGCTGCCGTCGGACGGCGACGACGTGCTGCGGTGGTACCAGGCGTACCTGGCGATCCCGGCCGAGGAGCGTCCGGTGATGCGCAGCTATACGGTGCGCGCGCGGGACGGCGACACGATCGACGTCGACTTCGTGCTGCACGCCGGCGCGGCGGGACCGGCCACCGCCTGGGCGTTCCGAGCGGCACCGGGTGACGTCCTCGGCCGGTACGGACCGGATCCGGCGTACCGGCGTCCACTGTCCACAGCAGACGCATTGCTGTGCGCGGGCGACGAGACGGCGATCCCCGCCATCGCTTCGATCTTGTCCGAAGTGGACGATGTGGTGGCGTTCGTCGAGGTCGCGGACGCGGCGGAGGAGCAGCCGCTGCCGGGCGTCCGGTGGCTGCACCGGGACGGCGCCGAGCACGGCAGCCGTCTTCTGGAGGCGGTGCGCGCGACGGCCCTCCCGGAAGCGGCGTGGCTGGCCGGGGAGGCGTCGACGGTCCGGGCGGTGCGCCGCCTCCTCGTCGGGCGGGGGCTGGCGAAGAGCGCCATCGAGTTCACCGGCTACTGGCGGCGGACGCTGACCCAGGACGACGCCCCGACGCCGGAGGACCTGGCCGACGCGGCGGAAAAGCTGGAAGACTCGGCCTCGTGGAAGGGCAGCTGA
- a CDS encoding phosphotransferase family protein, whose product MEGQLTASGIDPAAVVSAEDIGGGTYNRAVRLRLADGRRLVLKIAPSGPGLTYEHDLLATEAAYYRLASGPLPSVVGEGPGFLLMTEVPGEPWNRAPGTGPHLRAELGKIVAALHSTTGDGFGYLQDPLHPTWFSAFRAMVDAILADAVTYGVRLPRPAAEIAHLVRRHEPLLEQVTTPVLVHFDLWQGNILVDGGRVSGIIDAERAFWGDPVAEFVSLTLFHDLDEPLLEGYGRAAFDAPARRRLTLYRVYLGLIMLVEMVPRQDTNADRQRFVSTWLAENLDAAQRAI is encoded by the coding sequence GTGGAAGGGCAGCTGACGGCCTCGGGCATCGACCCGGCGGCGGTGGTGTCGGCCGAGGACATCGGCGGCGGGACGTACAACCGGGCGGTGCGGTTGCGGCTGGCGGACGGACGGCGGCTGGTGCTCAAGATCGCGCCGTCCGGCCCCGGCCTGACCTACGAACACGACCTGCTGGCCACGGAGGCGGCGTACTACCGCCTGGCGTCCGGGCCGCTGCCGTCGGTGGTGGGCGAAGGGCCGGGGTTCCTGCTGATGACGGAGGTGCCGGGCGAGCCGTGGAACCGAGCGCCCGGCACCGGCCCGCACCTGCGCGCGGAGCTGGGCAAGATCGTGGCGGCCCTGCACTCGACGACCGGCGACGGGTTCGGTTACCTCCAGGACCCGTTGCACCCGACGTGGTTCTCGGCGTTCCGGGCAATGGTGGACGCAATCCTGGCCGACGCGGTGACCTACGGCGTCCGCCTGCCCCGCCCGGCGGCGGAGATCGCGCACCTGGTCCGTCGCCACGAGCCGCTGCTGGAGCAGGTCACGACACCGGTCCTGGTCCACTTCGACCTGTGGCAGGGCAACATCCTGGTCGACGGCGGCCGAGTGTCGGGCATCATCGACGCGGAGCGCGCGTTCTGGGGCGACCCGGTGGCGGAGTTCGTCTCGCTGACGTTGTTCCACGACCTGGACGAACCGCTGCTGGAGGGCTACGGCCGGGCGGCCTTCGACGCGCCCGCCCGCCGTCGGCTGACGTTGTACCGGGTGTACCTGGGGTTGATCATGCTGGTGGAGATGGTGCCGAGGCAGGACACGAACGCGGACCGGCAGCGGTTCGTCTCCACGTGGCTGGCGGAGAACCTGGACGCGGCCCAGCGGGCGATCTGA
- a CDS encoding cytochrome P450: MTRRCPFDPPAELGELPPVSRVRLWNGSTPWLVTRYDDVRAVLRDSRVSADSDHPGYPHQSAASAARRHRAKSFITMDGAAHAAQRKLLTGDFLVKKMEALRPAIQRIVDDLVDGLLAGPKPVDLVTAFALPVPSLVICELLGVPYEDRELFQDITKVMVSRTATPAEAVQATEELLAYLGGLVKRKVADPGDDVLSKLAVTQYATGKLTAEEVASMGQLLLVAGHETTANMIALGTVALLEHPPQLELVRTGDADLLRRAVEELLRYLNITHTGRRRVATADIELGGETIRAGEGIIAAGDAANRDAAVFENPDRLDVTREARHHVAFGYGVHQCLGQTLARVELQVVYGTLYRRIPGLRLAVPVGDLAFKDDMLVYGVHSLPVTW, encoded by the coding sequence ATGACCCGGCGGTGTCCCTTCGACCCGCCCGCCGAACTCGGCGAACTGCCCCCGGTTTCCCGGGTGCGCCTGTGGAACGGCAGCACGCCGTGGCTGGTGACGCGCTACGACGACGTCCGCGCGGTGCTGCGGGATTCCCGGGTCAGCGCCGACTCCGACCACCCGGGCTACCCGCACCAGAGCGCGGCGTCGGCGGCCCGCCGCCACCGCGCGAAGTCGTTCATCACCATGGACGGCGCCGCGCACGCCGCGCAGCGCAAGCTGCTGACCGGCGACTTCCTGGTCAAGAAGATGGAGGCGCTGCGCCCGGCGATCCAGCGCATCGTCGACGACCTGGTCGACGGGCTGCTGGCCGGCCCGAAGCCGGTCGACCTGGTGACGGCGTTCGCGCTGCCGGTGCCGTCGCTGGTGATCTGCGAACTGCTCGGCGTCCCGTACGAGGATCGCGAGCTGTTCCAGGACATCACGAAGGTGATGGTGTCCCGCACGGCGACGCCGGCGGAAGCGGTGCAGGCCACCGAAGAGCTGCTGGCCTACCTCGGCGGGCTGGTGAAGCGGAAGGTGGCCGACCCGGGCGACGACGTGCTGAGCAAGCTGGCGGTCACGCAGTACGCGACCGGGAAGCTGACCGCCGAAGAGGTCGCTTCGATGGGCCAGCTGCTCCTGGTGGCCGGCCACGAGACGACGGCGAACATGATCGCGCTGGGCACGGTGGCGTTGCTGGAGCACCCCCCGCAACTGGAGCTGGTGCGCACCGGCGACGCGGACCTGCTGCGCCGCGCAGTCGAAGAGCTGTTGCGCTACTTGAACATCACGCACACCGGCCGCCGCCGCGTGGCCACGGCGGACATCGAACTCGGCGGCGAGACGATCCGCGCGGGCGAAGGAATCATCGCGGCGGGCGACGCGGCCAACCGCGACGCGGCGGTGTTCGAGAACCCGGACCGCCTCGACGTGACCCGCGAGGCCCGCCACCACGTGGCGTTCGGGTACGGCGTGCACCAGTGTCTCGGCCAGACGCTGGCCCGGGTGGAGCTGCAGGTGGTGTACGGGACGCTGTACCGCCGCATCCCGGGGCTGCGGCTCGCGGTACCGGTGGGGGACCTGGCGTTCAAGGACGACATGCTGGTGTACGGGGTGCACAGCCTGCCGGTCACGTGGTGA
- a CDS encoding TetR/AcrR family transcriptional regulator, with the protein MGRRRNRWGEGERLRGEILAAAGRLLAELGGEDGLTIRGVARAVGIAPASIYQHFSDRAELVRGLLDHEYARLRDSMRAAEQSRPESDVVGRIRAQIHAYCAFAMQNPGHYRLMLANGASDLEPGTRPTGPLLDVIDRLTAGFERCVEAGHELRVTPGRAAAVVFVGAHGRVALFHSALNRTGAELVEPFVDELVSLVFA; encoded by the coding sequence ATGGGCCGGAGACGAAATCGCTGGGGCGAAGGCGAACGGTTGCGCGGCGAGATCCTGGCCGCCGCCGGACGGCTCCTCGCCGAGCTCGGCGGCGAGGACGGGCTGACGATCCGCGGCGTCGCCCGGGCCGTCGGCATCGCCCCGGCGAGCATCTACCAGCATTTTTCCGATCGTGCGGAATTGGTCCGCGGATTGCTCGACCACGAATACGCCCGGCTGCGTGATTCGATGCGCGCGGCGGAGCAGTCACGGCCCGAATCCGACGTCGTCGGCCGGATTCGGGCCCAGATTCACGCCTACTGCGCCTTCGCGATGCAGAATCCGGGGCATTACCGGCTGATGCTCGCGAACGGTGCGTCCGACCTGGAGCCCGGCACCCGCCCGACCGGCCCGCTCCTGGACGTGATCGACCGGCTGACGGCGGGCTTCGAACGCTGCGTCGAGGCGGGGCACGAGCTGCGCGTGACGCCGGGCCGCGCGGCGGCGGTGGTGTTCGTCGGCGCGCACGGCCGGGTCGCGTTGTTCCACAGCGCGCTGAACCGGACCGGGGCCGAGCTGGTGGAGCCGTTCGTGGACGAACTGGTGTCCCTGGTGTTCGCCTGA
- a CDS encoding SDR family oxidoreductase, with the protein MDITGAVALVTGANRGLGRRFAAELLERGAAKVYAAARNPESIDLPGVVPLRLDVTDPESIREAAKTAGDVTLLVNNAGSSTGASLLGGSLEDIRLEMDTHYFGTLAVTREFAPVLERNGGGAVLNVLSVLSWFTAPHVAAYSAAKSAAWSLTNALRLELAPQKTQVTALHVGYMDTDMAKHVDGPKVDPALVAKLALDGVEEGRFEVLADDVSRNVRAGLAGDLPALYPALVS; encoded by the coding sequence ATGGACATCACGGGTGCGGTCGCGCTGGTCACCGGGGCCAACCGGGGTCTCGGCCGCCGGTTCGCCGCGGAGCTGCTGGAGCGCGGCGCGGCCAAGGTGTACGCCGCCGCGCGGAACCCCGAGTCGATCGACCTGCCGGGCGTGGTCCCGCTGCGGCTCGACGTGACCGACCCGGAGTCGATCCGGGAAGCCGCGAAGACCGCCGGCGACGTCACGCTGCTGGTGAACAACGCCGGTTCGTCGACCGGGGCGTCGCTGCTCGGCGGGTCCCTCGAGGACATCCGGCTGGAGATGGACACGCACTACTTCGGCACCCTGGCCGTGACGCGTGAGTTCGCGCCGGTCCTCGAGCGCAACGGCGGCGGCGCGGTGCTCAACGTGCTCTCGGTGCTTTCCTGGTTCACCGCGCCCCATGTCGCGGCGTATTCCGCGGCGAAGTCGGCGGCCTGGTCGCTGACCAACGCGCTGCGGCTGGAGCTCGCGCCGCAGAAGACGCAGGTGACGGCGCTGCACGTCGGGTACATGGACACCGACATGGCCAAGCACGTCGACGGCCCGAAGGTCGACCCGGCCCTGGTGGCGAAGCTGGCGCTGGACGGCGTCGAAGAAGGCCGCTTCGAGGTGCTCGCCGACGACGTGAGCCGGAACGTGCGGGCCGGGCTCGCCGGCGATCTCCCCGCGCTGTACCCCGCGCTGGTTTCCTGA
- a CDS encoding winged helix-turn-helix transcriptional regulator: MSRRITWADAACPIARAADVLGEPWTLLILRDATAGTTRFEDFRSQLGIADNVLTTRLAKLVDRGLLTRLPYRDGGRTRHEYRLTQAGLDALPVLHALGTWGHTHTSSDAGPTTLVHSRCGQPTRPGPKCDSCGKPLAATDLAWRGSWLGEDDVPLAEPVG; the protein is encoded by the coding sequence ATGAGCCGTCGCATCACCTGGGCGGACGCCGCCTGCCCGATCGCCCGCGCCGCCGACGTCCTCGGCGAGCCGTGGACGCTGCTGATCCTGCGCGACGCCACCGCCGGCACCACCCGGTTCGAGGACTTCCGCAGCCAGCTCGGCATCGCCGACAACGTGCTGACCACCCGGCTGGCCAAGCTCGTCGACCGCGGCCTGCTGACCAGGCTCCCCTACCGCGACGGCGGCCGGACCCGGCACGAGTACCGCCTGACGCAGGCCGGCTTGGACGCCCTGCCGGTGCTGCACGCGCTCGGCACGTGGGGACACACCCACACCTCCTCGGACGCCGGGCCGACGACGTTGGTCCACTCCCGCTGCGGGCAGCCCACCCGGCCGGGCCCGAAGTGCGACAGCTGCGGGAAACCGCTGGCCGCGACCGATCTGGCGTGGCGCGGATCGTGGCTCGGCGAGGACGACGTCCCGCTGGCCGAGCCGGTCGGCTGA
- a CDS encoding snapalysin family zinc-dependent metalloprotease, protein MSRKYLLPGAAVALAMIATPLTAGPASAAPKAATIVYYDTSDAPSFRAVINAGAANWNAAVSNVKLQESSSGASLHYTEGNDPRGSYAQTDGHGSGTIFIDYTQAGQYDQTRIAAHETGHALGLPDHYEGPCSELMSGGGPGPSCTNANPNATEASQVESLWANGFTGARKAATRVYEVTMPVR, encoded by the coding sequence ATGTCCAGGAAGTACCTGCTGCCCGGTGCCGCCGTCGCTCTGGCCATGATCGCGACCCCGCTGACGGCCGGCCCGGCCTCCGCGGCCCCGAAGGCGGCCACGATCGTCTACTACGACACCTCGGACGCCCCCAGCTTCCGCGCGGTGATCAACGCGGGCGCGGCCAACTGGAACGCGGCGGTGTCGAACGTCAAGCTCCAGGAGAGCTCCTCGGGCGCTTCGCTGCACTACACCGAGGGCAACGACCCGCGCGGCTCGTACGCCCAGACCGACGGCCACGGCAGCGGCACCATCTTCATCGACTACACCCAGGCCGGGCAGTACGACCAGACCCGCATCGCGGCCCACGAAACCGGCCACGCGCTCGGCCTGCCGGACCACTACGAAGGCCCGTGCTCGGAGCTGATGTCGGGTGGTGGCCCCGGCCCGTCGTGCACCAACGCCAATCCGAACGCGACCGAGGCGTCACAGGTGGAATCCCTGTGGGCCAACGGCTTCACCGGCGCCCGCAAGGCCGCGACCCGCGTC